The nucleotide window tcaccagaccctggcagccacctcttaataaagttgagggcctccgcctggtcgcaccgtgctttttggcagatgacatctgcatacaagaacagaaataccatagtacacatgaagcactgcagtacagagaatacacaagggtacacacacataaaacaatgaacaatctaacctgtcactaatctgcagagcctcaggttcacaaaggcccttttcccttttctgccatgaaggctgtacagcacttgcacgtcatctgccaatacagccttcatggcattcacaccaatatctcggaggccacgtcccccaatctgcaggaggtgcttgcactgtaaaaaatgcaagaagcatagatggggtgaacgcaacagcacatcgaaatgttttcatgataaaaatctgcaataagaggacactgaaaacaacaacttgaatttttgggcatcacaacatttcattgtttttttacgctaacttcaactcacttgacctaaaatggtttccacataagccctctcacactcagtgtgagaacctttcagagtccttctctgaatgcagtttcgctgttatgaaatcaaatacaacactgttataacccttaataaatattgattctagctataaaatagtataattactttgtacagtgctcaaattccaatacacgtttttCGAGGTTACattgtctttgcctgaatgttgaccaggagtagcttctacaggtgaaaaacgataaaatatgtggaattcaaaaagaagcttggacatgttattaatcaatgcattgtaagcagagcacaacaagataaatgaacatgatcaaggcatactaagaggcaaccttagagcgaccaaatcttggtcatagatgaaactgatagaaaaataaaggtcgcactagatggtcgcaccatttgctgtttatatttttttgtgatagccaacaaagaggcatgtcgctatagaaatctcatcacaataaacaaaggtgcatttttcttcacactgcgaaattgggtgcaagttagatttttaaaaagtaagaaatcggctaacacaaggcagggtgaactgtagctcaaggtagagagagccgcagcggacacgaaatagggtgataaatgaacaaaattactgaatgtctgttttaagcaggatattgctagtcactgcccatcaaacacacgatgccgcctacatcgtctgctagcttaggacagttcactcggacttcacagactatagtaaatacagtcgaatctcattaattcctacacacttaattcgaactgacgctgtggtcctatcaaagctataccgtgctccgaaaatgctctcagcaccccgctcaatcctgcggtggcacttcagacacctcatcgctgtgcttgaagaagaaaatgaagaaaaggaaagaaaagactgcggtggaatgtttgccatatgccaatctgcgacattcctgtgccccgcttcggctttttccgtccctgccacgtagagacccttctcctcttaacactgcgcatgaagagaaagaggggaaaaaaagctgtcgcagagagttggctctctcatgccgatctgcaacgcgccggtgtcacgcttccctgtttttcgttcctgctatgtagagactcttctcctttcaacaccgcgcatgaagagagaaaaaaaaaagctgccgcggctctctcgaatgccgatctgcttttctccaggtggagactctcttccattctcatcatgtgctggccacgctccggctgcagcgcagatggtaacagtggaaacacagttgtcttcgaagagtgtcagcactggacattgcggCGCGCatcttcttttgccaggagagtactgaagccgaagtacaaatgctttgcaaactgcacgcaaaacttgttgactcgttgcaaggccaacgtgtgcagacatgtattgactactttaattaatgacggatgtcctgtaatttgtgaataaacttctccatgcacatgcatcactgcatggtgagccctccgctcgtttaccgtatttactctattctaccgcgccctcgattgtaacgcgcgcccaatttccacgacaaaaaaaaaaaaaaaaactaagacatcggttgcaacgcgcaccatTTTTTcccgttggcccgcttgatcacaccactcgcgaaaacgactctttttgagagcgtctttcgtttaaatatgaagtacgggggaagcttatgcctatctgacgtgcaacagagcattgctgtcactctagttttaccgtggcccgatgtcagtacacaaacttgcttcgcccccttctcctagatggttgtggtgccaggcaagtcgaagtaaagaggcgtgtgatcggcattcccgatttgcccaagcaggtagccgttgttgtgccgcaagtttaggaggaacctctgaagactctgaatgaagcttttcttcgtactcctccggcaacttctgtcatatgcccgttcgccttcggagggaaaagccttttctcttcataaagttcgttagccagcacctgctcgctttaaaatggctctgcattagccctttttccaaggctaactgcatagcctgcacttggaggagttctgtcgtcacgggccgctgtgccgctcactgcttaatcacatactcgccaagcagctctccaatttgtggaaaccgaccctgctgtggtccactgaagcctttgcgtgaatctttgctgtcgacaatattctgcctttgtttccgccagtcccgcacgcacgtttcgggaactccgaatgaccacgatgcggcccgatttctgtccgttccggcacacgcgacgacttttcttttagaagcagcattgtggtgcactcgtcgagtttttggagtcggccctaccatgccgtcgatgctaatgtactacaagatgacgaactcctcagcacacgtatgaagtgccgcgcatgggaaacacataggcagaaatgaccgacgcgtcatgccgacgcacgtagggggcggccattttgtaagtggcgatggcaatagaatgaccataatcattttttttcgtactcgattctaacgcacatgcgatttatgaactctcttaaccggaaaaaaggtgcgtgttagattcaagtagttacggtaactttcattattttgaacttcttttaatttgaacaaattttctggcctctttgagtacgaattattcatattcgactgtagtacagtggctcatgagataacctgactagtttgtttcccgaaacacagtatcttaaagcagtactaaatttctgcatgttacataggcatattaaaaatccagaaatatacaccaaagccgcagccacagctttactctgcacagctgcctctgctgcctccacttctccaattgtaccagcaggcagccggggaaggtcagaggggcgctgtgctggctgggcgtgctgagacacgcacaagagccgtaccttgtgcttcagctgtcgcacctcctgcagaacctgtctttgttgctgccggatgccaagttggatccgcaggatccgtagcaatagagatgaaacatacaagagtacataccacatttactcgcacaatttgcatcctcacataatttgctcaccagtataattagccagcctgctttactacaagaaactttttgctcgcatactttgccctccccaaccagcccgagccaccttgccagcacacacacagacacatttgacttcatgatgctctggtcaggcacatctcttgtcgagcaggcgagtgcagtcttacacaaaatcgactgagtgcaaggtcccttcttccatgaacttttatgctttccctagaatatcgaacttgaaaactgaaacctgtttatgtgtagtccgaaatgcctaaaggtttgccccctatcttcccacctcttccacggcaagaacgtattcccgagacacagcacagaagttgaacgcgtgcaaggacctgtcacatcaactagatgagacaggttttcgcactcttcttttttcggtttcgccatctggccattgcgtttttaccgttccttgtgataggctacaataattatatacgaggcagattgctgttataaagcttaccgaagaaaactgaaaccgtgctaccgctcagcacatcagcgtggagttcttggacatgcaatattcagtatgggagccagcagaagagtgcgttgaataagacttagcatagaagcttgggtgtgttggttagatatcggagggaacacaacgcaatagaagtctgggacaaggaatgggcacacacacacatgaagggcgacacacacagcactgtgttggcatcgcg belongs to Rhipicephalus microplus isolate Deutch F79 unplaced genomic scaffold, USDA_Rmic scaffold_13, whole genome shotgun sequence and includes:
- the LOC142784012 gene encoding uncharacterized protein LOC142784012; translated protein: MWYVLLYVSSLLLRILRIQLGIRQQQRQVLQEVRQLKHKCKHLLQIGGRGLRDIGVNAMKAVLADDVQVLYSLHGRKGKRAFVNLRLCRLVTDVICQKARCDQAEALNFIKRWLPGSGDRCGGRKRRFREAFVVEQPDDPHSQSADYRLLAAAGFLPSHSSQGLDSTTVTVPPTQPDLQ